In the genome of Mytilus edulis chromosome 3, xbMytEdul2.2, whole genome shotgun sequence, one region contains:
- the LOC139514668 gene encoding monocarboxylate transporter 13-like: MNKYFEKLIQVASCCHWGLVIVGAYFVLTFLSVGSTSAMGIYYIYIMDKFEVNLTSATVIGALNTALGHSGAIIAMPFVEKFGERPVMILGGVLNLIGYSVSIFVTSFPLLYTTMGIIPGLGISFSRVSIVIAVNRYFQKAKMLSVSFGVVGASVGMLSFPLLIRSLAESYGLNGALLIHAGLSFNLVACGAALFPTQSKQLVEEKGDGDKQAACCNKQTVDFSFCVQPPYIAYIFTNFLFMAALYIPTTQIPKHAVSIGISVKDISLAIAVSGIGNMCGRISFGVLSHFYESHVVKLWIICLTCSGLIMLMVPFSTKVEEFMIFMIIYGYFEGASSVGWNISLFNLINLKYYERGISIAYFVAGIGLAVGSPFTAFLNDHFSSHGISYYIGCGMFVLGALIMIPFASISPKKDSLIPPSKTQNEPKVFVFESDSTIGCSKCFPEVQMSTYM, encoded by the exons ATGAACAAGTATTTTGAGAAATTGATTCAAGTAGCATCATGTTGTCATTGGGGACTAGTTATAGTTGGTGCCtattttgtattaacatttcTGTCAGTGGGTTCAACGAGTGCAATGGGAATATATTATATCTATATAATGGACAAGTTTGAAGTGAACCTAACATCAGCAACAGTTATAGGAGCGTTGAATACAGCACTAGGACATTCCGGAG CCATCATTGCAATGCCATTTGTTGAAAAATTTGGCGAGCGACCGGTCATGATCCTTGGAGGAGTTTTAAATCTAATTGGTTACAGTGTGTCTATATTTGTGACATCATTCCCTTTACTATATACAACAATGGGTATAATTCCAG GTCTTGGAATATCATTTTCAAGGGTCAGTATAGTAATTGCAGTTAACAGATATTTCCAAAAAGCTAAAATGCTTTCCGTATCATTTGGAGTAGTTGGCGCTTCTGTTGGTATGCTATCGTTTCCACTTTTAATAAGGTCTCTAGCAGAATCATATGGATTGAACGGTGCATTGCTTATTCATGCTGGTTTGAGTTTCAATTTAGTAGCGTGTGGAGCAGCATTATTCCCAACACAAAGTAAACAACTTGTTGAAGAAAAGGGT GATGGGGATAAACAGGCAGCATGTTGTAATAAACAGACTGTTGACTTTTCCTTTTGTGTGCAACCACCTTACATAgcttatatatttacaaattttctctTCATGGCTGCATTGTATATTCCAACAACTCAGATTCCAAAACATGCTGTGTCAATTGGCATAAGTGTCAAGGATATTTCACTTGCAATAGCAGTAAGTGGAATTGGAAATATGTGTGGTCGAATCTCATTTGGCGTTCTGTCACATTTTTATGAGAGCCATGTGGTTAAGTTATGGATAATCTGTTTGACTTGCAGTGGACTAATAATGTTAATGGTACCGTTTTCAACAAAAGTGGAGGAGTTTATGATCTTCATGATTATATATGGATATTTTGAAG GAGCATCTAGTGTTGGATGGAATATTAGTCTGTTCAACCTTATCAACCTTAAATACTACGAAAGAGGAATCAGTATAGCTTACTTTGTAGCTGGAATTGGACTGGCAGTAGGAAGTCCTTTTACAG CGTTCCTGAACGACCATTTCAGTTCACATGGGATATCATACTATATTGGATGTGGAATGTTTGTTTTGGGTGCTCTCATTATGATTCCATTTGCGTCAATATCACCCAAAAAAGATAGCCTCATTCCGCCGTCAAAAACTCAAAATGAACCTAAAGTGTTTGTATTTGAGAGTGATAGTACAATTGGTTGTTCTAAATGTTTTCCAGAAGTGCAAATGTCAACATACATGTAA
- the LOC139514669 gene encoding histidine N-alpha-methyltransferase-like isoform X1 yields MIQDLFVCRLFHELQPYLHYRLRIFNAVWSEKNNPMDVVEELKRGLNGSKKFVPFWYKFDETGCNYYNENIQHNEYYYLHKSEKQLISENVLDLMNTVTQPFLLADLGCGTAEKTKYFIDEYLTKESTLTYMPVDICKDSVETTSRTLSETYAKRLIIDGIVGDYHTVIPKVLNYPGQKLIVWLSGLFNLPYSEQIALLVLASQRLSDNDRLLVTFDITQEKETIENAYIDPSGFLAKVNLNVLHRLNKEMGANFDVSQYKYEGEFILDKDHTKPGNMHRWLRSLCKQTCLIDGLNMKVEFEKGEKLQLSEEGGTSYKYTENQLNILFQRSNLKIVKLWKNKHCAMVLLKTSC; encoded by the exons TGAAAAAAACAACCCGATGGATGTTGTAGAGGAATTAAAACGAGGCTTAAATGGTTCCAAAAAGTTTGTACCTTTTTGGTATAAATTTGACGAAACTGGATGCAATTATTACAATGAAAATATTCAGCATAATGAGTACTACTATCTGCATAAATCTGAAAAACAGCTGATCAGTGAAAATGTTTTG GATTTGATGAATACGGTAACACAACCATTTTTACTAGCTGACTTGGGCTGTGGAACTGCAGAGAAAACCAAATACTTCATCGATGAATACTTAACAAAAGAGTCAACACTGACGTACATGCCAGTGGATATATGTAAAG ATTCTGTTGAAACTACAAGCAGAACTCTGTCCGAGACCTATGCCAAACGGTTAATCATTGATGGAATTGTAGGAGATTACCATACAGTCATTCCAAAAGTATT aaattacCCCGGACAAAAGTTGATAGTATGGTTGAGTGGTTTATTTAATCTCCCTTATTCAGAGCAAATCGCTCTGCTTGTATTGGCTTCACAGCGTCTTAGTG ATAATGACAGATTATTGGTAACATTTGATATAACACAGGAGAAAGAAACCATAGAAAATGCTTACATTGATCCATCAG GATTTCTTGCAAAAGTCAATCTGAATGTATTACACAGACTTAACAAGGAGATGGGTGCAAATTTTGACGTTTCGCAATATAAATACGAAGGAGAATTTATACTGGACAAAGACCATACCAAACCAGGAAATATGCATAGATGGTTAAGGTCGCTTTGCAAACAAACATGTTTGATAG ATGGTCTAAACATGAAAGTTGAGTTTGAAAAAGGAGAAAAACTTCAGCTGAGTGAGGAAGGTGGAACAAGTTATAAATATACAGAGAatcaattaaacattttatttcaaagatcTAATTTGAAAATAGTCAAGCTGTGGAAAAATAAACACTGCGCCATGGTTTTGTTAAAAACCTCATGCTGA
- the LOC139514666 gene encoding monocarboxylate transporter 13-like, translating into MFCSCYKCVQTSRLCVLTVHGFYICVFIFHSDCDSLTYKMNKYFEKLTNVAACCHWGLVIVGAYFVLTFLSVGSTCAMGIYYIYIMEKFKVNLTSATVIGALNTAVGHSGAIIAMPFVERIGERPVMILGGVLNLIGYSVSTFVTSFPLLYVTMGIIPGLGISFSRVSIVIAVNRYFQKAKMLSVSFGVVGASVGMLSFPLLIRFLAELYGLNGTLLIHAGLCFNIVACGATIFPSKRKQHKKRQSDEDKPLTCGNKETVGFSFCVQPPFIAYMFTNFLFMAALYIPTTQIPKHAVSIGISVKDISLAIAVSGIGNMFGRISFGVLSHLYESHVVKLWIICLTCSGLIMLMVPFSTKVEEFTIFMIIYGYFEGASSVGWNISLFNLINLKYYERGISMAYFVAGIGLAVGSPFTAFLSEEFSSHGISYYIGCGMFVVGAFIMIPFASISAKTDNVLTQPKIQNESNSTVYGSC; encoded by the exons acAGTTTAACTTACAAAATGAATAAGTATTTTGAGAAATTGACCAACGTAGCAGCATGTTGTCATTGGGGATTAGTTATAGTTGGTGCCTATTTTGTACTTACGTTTTTGTCAGTGGGATCAACATGTGCGATGGGAATATATTATATCTATATAATGGAGAAGTTTAAAGTTAACCTAACATCAGCAACAGTTATAGGAGCATTGAATACGGCAGTAGGACACTCAGGGG CCATCATTGCAATGCCCTTTGTTGAAAGGATTGGAGAGCGACCTGTTATGATCCTTGGAGGAGTTTTAAATCTAATTGGATACAGTGTGTCTACATTTGTGACGTCATTTCCTTTATTATATGTAACAATGGGTATTATACCAG GTCTTGGAATATCATTTTCAAGGGTCAGTATAGTAATAGCAGTTAACAGATATTTCCAAAAAGCTAAAATGCTTTCCGTATCATTTGGAGTAGTTGGCGCTTCTGTTGGTATGCTCTCGTTTCCACTTTTAATTAGGTTCCTTGCAGAACTATATGGATTGAATGGTACATTGCTTATTCATGCTGGTTTGTGTTTCAATATAGTAGCGTGTGGGGCAACAATATTTCCATCTAAACGGAAGCAACATAAAAAAAGACAGAGT GATGAAGACAAACCGTTAACATGTGGTAATAAAGAGACTGTAGGCTTTTCCTTTTGTGTGCAACCACCTTTCATAGCTTACATGTTTACAAATTTTCTCTTCATGGCTGCATTGTATATTCCAACAACTCAGATTCCAAAACATGCTGTGTCAATCGGAATAAGTGTCAAGGATATTTCACTTGCGATAGCAGTTAGTGGAATTGGAAATATGTTTGGCCGAATATCTTTTGGCGTTCTGTCACATCTTTATGAGAGCCATGTGGTAAAGTTATGGATAATCTGTTTGACTTGCAGTGGGCTTATAATGTTAATGGTACCCTTTTCAACAAAAGTGGAAGAGTTTACGATCTTCATGATTATATATGGATATTTTGAAG GAGCATCTAGTGTTGGATGGAATATTAGTCTGTTCAACTTGATCAACCTTAAGTACTACGAAAGAGGAATTAGCATGGCTTACTTTGTAGCTGGAATAGGACTGGCAGTAGGAAGTccttttacag CGTTCCTGAGCGAGGAGTTCAGTTCACATGGGATATCATACTATATTGGATGTGGAATGTTTGTTGTAGGTGCCTTCATCATGATTCCATTTGCGTCAATATCAGCCAAAACAGATAACGTGTTGACACAGCCTAAAATACAAAATGAATCTAACTCAACTGTATATGGTTCATGTTGA
- the LOC139514669 gene encoding histidine N-alpha-methyltransferase-like isoform X2 — protein MDVVEELKRGLNGSKKFVPFWYKFDETGCNYYNENIQHNEYYYLHKSEKQLISENVLDLMNTVTQPFLLADLGCGTAEKTKYFIDEYLTKESTLTYMPVDICKDSVETTSRTLSETYAKRLIIDGIVGDYHTVIPKVLNYPGQKLIVWLSGLFNLPYSEQIALLVLASQRLSDNDRLLVTFDITQEKETIENAYIDPSGFLAKVNLNVLHRLNKEMGANFDVSQYKYEGEFILDKDHTKPGNMHRWLRSLCKQTCLIDGLNMKVEFEKGEKLQLSEEGGTSYKYTENQLNILFQRSNLKIVKLWKNKHCAMVLLKTSC, from the exons ATGGATGTTGTAGAGGAATTAAAACGAGGCTTAAATGGTTCCAAAAAGTTTGTACCTTTTTGGTATAAATTTGACGAAACTGGATGCAATTATTACAATGAAAATATTCAGCATAATGAGTACTACTATCTGCATAAATCTGAAAAACAGCTGATCAGTGAAAATGTTTTG GATTTGATGAATACGGTAACACAACCATTTTTACTAGCTGACTTGGGCTGTGGAACTGCAGAGAAAACCAAATACTTCATCGATGAATACTTAACAAAAGAGTCAACACTGACGTACATGCCAGTGGATATATGTAAAG ATTCTGTTGAAACTACAAGCAGAACTCTGTCCGAGACCTATGCCAAACGGTTAATCATTGATGGAATTGTAGGAGATTACCATACAGTCATTCCAAAAGTATT aaattacCCCGGACAAAAGTTGATAGTATGGTTGAGTGGTTTATTTAATCTCCCTTATTCAGAGCAAATCGCTCTGCTTGTATTGGCTTCACAGCGTCTTAGTG ATAATGACAGATTATTGGTAACATTTGATATAACACAGGAGAAAGAAACCATAGAAAATGCTTACATTGATCCATCAG GATTTCTTGCAAAAGTCAATCTGAATGTATTACACAGACTTAACAAGGAGATGGGTGCAAATTTTGACGTTTCGCAATATAAATACGAAGGAGAATTTATACTGGACAAAGACCATACCAAACCAGGAAATATGCATAGATGGTTAAGGTCGCTTTGCAAACAAACATGTTTGATAG ATGGTCTAAACATGAAAGTTGAGTTTGAAAAAGGAGAAAAACTTCAGCTGAGTGAGGAAGGTGGAACAAGTTATAAATATACAGAGAatcaattaaacattttatttcaaagatcTAATTTGAAAATAGTCAAGCTGTGGAAAAATAAACACTGCGCCATGGTTTTGTTAAAAACCTCATGCTGA